A section of the Thauera chlorobenzoica genome encodes:
- a CDS encoding UDP-N-acetylmuramoyl-tripeptide--D-alanyl-D-alanine ligase: MMTVHEAVRALAAHQARAQGEARFECVGSDSRALVPGQLFVALRGERFDGHDFVAEAAAQGAAAALVDAEWAGGQALAPLPLIVVDDTRRALGTLAASWRARFALPLVGVTGSNGKTTVKEMCAAILRAQARRDGFGDDSVLATRGNLNNDIGLPLTLLELRDFHRAAVIEMGMNRPGEIAYLSTLAQPTVAIVTNAQRAHLQGLGSVEEVAREKGAIYQGLGATGVAVINADDPHAGEWGAVNAGRRIVTFGIEQAADVRGQCTLRGLGSSLELDTPAGRLGFALQVPGVHNARNAVGAAAVCLAAGVSPEAVADGLAGFTGARGRLQQRSGPCGALILDDTYNANPDSVRAAIDVLASLPGHTWLVLGDMGEVGGISAQVHDEIGGYAKSKGVDGLFALGEMSAIAVRNFGDGGHHFASAEALVKALVARLDADSVVLVKGSRFMRMERVADALAAMHNSAPST; encoded by the coding sequence ATGATGACGGTGCATGAGGCGGTGCGGGCGCTGGCCGCCCATCAGGCGCGCGCCCAGGGGGAGGCGCGCTTCGAATGCGTCGGCAGCGACAGCCGGGCGCTGGTTCCCGGGCAGCTGTTCGTCGCCTTGCGCGGAGAGCGCTTCGACGGTCACGACTTCGTCGCCGAAGCCGCAGCGCAGGGCGCCGCGGCGGCGCTGGTCGATGCCGAGTGGGCTGGCGGGCAGGCGCTCGCGCCGTTGCCGCTGATCGTCGTGGACGACACCCGGCGCGCGCTCGGTACCCTGGCGGCGAGCTGGCGTGCGCGCTTTGCGCTGCCGCTGGTAGGGGTGACCGGGAGCAACGGCAAGACCACGGTGAAGGAAATGTGCGCGGCGATCCTGCGCGCCCAGGCGCGTCGCGACGGCTTCGGCGACGACAGCGTGCTTGCCACCCGCGGCAATCTGAACAACGACATCGGCCTGCCGTTGACCCTGCTCGAACTGCGCGATTTCCACCGCGCGGCGGTGATCGAGATGGGGATGAACCGTCCCGGCGAAATCGCCTACCTGAGTACGCTCGCGCAGCCCACCGTGGCGATCGTCACCAACGCCCAGCGTGCCCACCTGCAGGGCCTTGGCTCGGTCGAGGAGGTCGCCCGCGAAAAGGGGGCGATCTATCAGGGCCTGGGGGCGACCGGGGTCGCCGTAATCAACGCCGACGACCCGCACGCCGGCGAGTGGGGCGCGGTCAACGCCGGGCGCCGGATTGTGACATTCGGTATCGAGCAGGCGGCCGATGTGCGCGGGCAGTGTACCCTGCGCGGCCTCGGCTCCAGCCTCGAACTCGACACCCCCGCCGGGCGGCTCGGTTTCGCCCTGCAGGTGCCGGGCGTGCATAACGCGCGCAACGCTGTCGGGGCGGCCGCCGTCTGCCTCGCCGCGGGCGTTTCGCCCGAAGCGGTGGCCGACGGGCTGGCCGGGTTCACCGGCGCGCGCGGTCGCCTGCAGCAGCGCAGTGGCCCGTGCGGCGCCCTGATCCTGGACGACACCTACAACGCCAACCCGGATTCGGTGCGTGCCGCCATCGACGTCCTCGCGTCGCTTCCCGGCCATACCTGGCTGGTGCTCGGCGACATGGGGGAAGTCGGTGGGATCAGCGCCCAGGTGCATGACGAGATCGGCGGCTACGCCAAGAGCAAGGGCGTCGACGGCCTGTTCGCGCTGGGCGAGATGAGCGCGATCGCGGTGCGCAATTTCGGCGACGGCGGGCATCACTTCGCCTCTGCCGAAGCGCTCGTCAAGGCGCTCGTTGCGCGCCTCGACGCAGATTCGGTGGTACTGGTGAAAGGCTCGAGGTTCATGCGCATGGAAAGAGTGGCGGATGCGCTTGCGGCAATGCACAATTCCGCCCCTTCAACGTAA
- the mraY gene encoding phospho-N-acetylmuramoyl-pentapeptide-transferase, with the protein MLLELALWLGQDIRGFNVFGYITLRTVLAALTALAISLVAGPGVIRWLAAKKIGQAVRDDGPKSHLTKAGTPTMGGALILIAIGVTMLLWGDLANDYLWVTLLVTLGFGAVGWVDDWRKVVHRDPKGLASRWKYLWTSAIALAAALYLGATANTPAETELIVPFFKAIAYPLGIVGFVALSYFVINGTSHAVNLTDGLDGLAIMPTVMVAGALAIFAYVAGHAGFAKYLGVPYVAGAGELAVFCGAICGAGLGFLWFNAYPAEVFMGDVGALALGAALGTIAVIVRQEIVLFIMGGLFVAETLSVMLQVLYFKATGGKRIFRMAPLHHHYELGGWKETQVVVRFWIITIMLVLFGLSTLKLR; encoded by the coding sequence ATGTTGTTGGAACTCGCTCTCTGGCTCGGCCAGGACATCCGCGGCTTCAACGTCTTCGGCTACATCACGCTGCGGACGGTGCTGGCCGCGCTGACCGCGCTGGCGATCTCGCTCGTCGCCGGCCCGGGCGTGATCCGCTGGCTCGCAGCGAAGAAGATCGGCCAGGCGGTGCGCGACGACGGCCCCAAGTCGCACCTCACCAAGGCCGGCACGCCGACCATGGGCGGGGCGCTGATCCTGATCGCGATCGGCGTCACCATGCTGCTGTGGGGCGACCTCGCGAACGACTACCTCTGGGTCACTCTGCTGGTGACGCTCGGCTTCGGTGCGGTGGGCTGGGTCGACGACTGGCGCAAGGTCGTGCACCGCGATCCGAAGGGGCTGGCGAGCCGCTGGAAATACCTGTGGACTTCGGCCATCGCCCTGGCGGCGGCGCTGTACCTCGGTGCGACCGCGAACACGCCGGCCGAAACCGAGCTGATCGTGCCGTTCTTCAAGGCCATCGCCTATCCGCTGGGGATCGTCGGCTTCGTCGCCCTGAGCTATTTCGTGATCAACGGCACCAGCCACGCGGTCAACCTCACCGACGGCCTCGACGGCCTCGCGATCATGCCCACGGTGATGGTGGCCGGGGCACTGGCGATCTTCGCCTACGTCGCCGGCCATGCCGGCTTCGCCAAATACCTGGGCGTGCCCTACGTCGCCGGCGCTGGCGAACTGGCGGTGTTCTGCGGCGCGATCTGCGGCGCCGGCCTCGGTTTCCTGTGGTTCAACGCCTATCCGGCGGAAGTCTTCATGGGCGACGTCGGCGCGCTCGCGCTCGGCGCTGCGCTCGGCACGATCGCGGTCATCGTGCGTCAGGAGATCGTGCTCTTCATCATGGGCGGGCTGTTCGTCGCCGAAACCCTGTCGGTGATGCTGCAGGTGCTGTACTTCAAGGCCACCGGCGGCAAGCGCATCTTCCGCATGGCGCCGCTGCACCACCATTACGAGCTCGGCGGCTGGAAGGAAACCCAGGTCGTGGTCCGCTTCTGGATCATCACCATCATGCTGGTGCTGTTCGGTCTGTCGACGCTGAAACTCAGATGA
- the murD gene encoding UDP-N-acetylmuramoyl-L-alanine--D-glutamate ligase — protein sequence MSILTGKHVLVLGLGESGLAMARWCALRGARLRVADSRVAPPGLEALRAEAPLAELVTGAFGEEVLDGIDLVALSPGLDPRAGVAAAARRRGLPLTGEMSLLAQALDELGVRAQTRVLAVTGTNGKTTTTALTAALAQSVGIDAVAAGNISPAALDVLMERLEAGAALPQCWVLELSSFQLETMRGLDPDAATVLNVSDDHLDRYPGIAEYAATKAAIFQGAGVQVLNRDDARVAAMALPGRRVIRFGSTAAAGDDYGIAAGAGGDGLVRGGERLLALADLALAGRHNAANALAALALCEGGLGVAPQRLLPGLIAFRGLPHRVELVAERADGVRFYDDSKGTNVGATVAALEGMGRPVVLIAGGDGKGQDFAPLGPALARRARAAVLFGRDAGRIAGAVAGCAVALEHASDLDAAVLRAAALAQAGDAVLLSPACASLDMFRNYAHRAEVFVAAVRRLPGVGAR from the coding sequence ATGAGCATCCTCACCGGAAAACACGTTCTCGTCCTCGGACTCGGCGAATCGGGCCTGGCGATGGCGCGCTGGTGCGCACTGCGCGGCGCGCGCCTGCGCGTGGCGGACAGCCGCGTGGCGCCGCCGGGGCTGGAGGCGCTGCGCGCCGAGGCGCCGCTGGCCGAGCTCGTCACCGGCGCGTTCGGCGAGGAAGTGCTCGACGGCATCGACCTGGTGGCGCTGAGCCCCGGGCTCGACCCGCGCGCCGGCGTCGCCGCCGCCGCGCGCCGCCGCGGCCTGCCGCTGACCGGCGAGATGAGCCTGCTGGCGCAGGCCCTGGACGAACTCGGCGTGCGCGCGCAGACCCGCGTCCTCGCCGTCACCGGGACCAACGGCAAGACCACCACCACCGCGCTCACCGCAGCGCTGGCGCAGTCTGTGGGCATCGATGCGGTGGCGGCCGGCAACATCAGCCCGGCTGCGCTCGATGTGCTGATGGAACGGCTGGAAGCCGGCGCGGCGCTGCCGCAGTGCTGGGTGCTGGAACTGTCGAGCTTCCAGCTCGAGACGATGCGCGGCCTCGACCCGGACGCGGCGACGGTGCTCAATGTCAGCGACGACCACCTCGACCGTTACCCCGGGATCGCAGAGTACGCCGCGACCAAGGCGGCGATCTTCCAGGGCGCCGGCGTGCAGGTGCTCAACCGCGACGATGCGCGGGTGGCGGCGATGGCCCTGCCCGGCCGCCGCGTGATCCGCTTCGGCTCCACGGCCGCAGCGGGGGACGACTACGGCATCGCTGCGGGCGCGGGCGGTGACGGGCTGGTGCGCGGCGGCGAGCGCCTGCTCGCGCTCGCCGATCTGGCGCTCGCCGGGCGCCACAACGCCGCCAACGCGCTCGCCGCGCTGGCGCTGTGCGAAGGCGGGCTGGGGGTCGCGCCGCAGCGCCTGCTCCCGGGGCTGATCGCCTTCCGCGGCCTGCCGCACCGGGTCGAGCTGGTCGCCGAGCGCGCCGACGGCGTGCGCTTCTACGACGACTCCAAGGGCACCAACGTCGGCGCCACGGTGGCGGCGCTCGAAGGCATGGGCCGCCCGGTGGTGCTGATCGCCGGGGGCGACGGCAAGGGCCAGGACTTCGCTCCGCTGGGGCCGGCGCTGGCGCGCCGCGCGCGCGCCGCGGTGCTCTTCGGTCGTGATGCCGGGCGCATCGCCGGGGCGGTCGCCGGGTGCGCCGTCGCGCTCGAGCACGCGTCCGACCTCGATGCTGCCGTGCTGCGTGCCGCGGCGCTGGCGCAGGCCGGCGATGCGGTGCTGCTGTCGCCGGCCTGCGCCAGCCTCGACATGTTCCGCAACTACGCCCACCGCGCCGAAGTCTTCGTCGCCGCGGTGCGCCGGCTGCCGGGGGTGGGCGCACGATGA
- the ftsW gene encoding putative lipid II flippase FtsW encodes MKFAGRLPGRLSGATRRTGADARARPGARFAPGGTPAQELDLLLIWSALGLLLIGLVMVYSASIATAEGSRFTGYQSHYFLMRHAVFLAIGIGLGLVSFRLPMARWQQLAPALFVAGVVLLIVVLIPGVGREVNGAQRWLSLGPVNLQPSELMKIFAALYAADYTVRKLDVMGSFIRGFLPMMVVILFVGFLLLSEPDFGAFVVITVVAFGVLFLGGVNVKVFVLLAVAAVIGFMILIWTSPYRRDRIFGFMDPWQDAFGKGYQLSHSLIAFGRGEWFGVGLGGSVEKLFYLPEAHTDFLLAVIAEELGFVGVMVVVALFAVLVHRAFIVGREAIRLEHYFSGLVAQGIGLWIGVQSFINMGVNMGLLPTKGLTLPLMSFGGSGIVANCVGLGILLRVDWENRQLMRGGRG; translated from the coding sequence ATGAAGTTCGCCGGCAGGCTCCCCGGGCGTCTTTCCGGCGCGACCAGGCGCACCGGAGCCGATGCCCGCGCACGCCCGGGCGCCCGTTTCGCACCGGGCGGGACGCCGGCGCAGGAACTCGACCTGCTGCTGATCTGGTCGGCGCTCGGCCTGCTCCTGATCGGGCTGGTGATGGTCTATTCGGCCTCGATCGCCACCGCCGAGGGCAGCCGTTTCACCGGCTACCAGTCGCATTACTTCCTCATGCGCCACGCCGTGTTCCTGGCGATCGGCATCGGCCTCGGCCTGGTCAGCTTCCGCCTGCCGATGGCGCGCTGGCAGCAGCTCGCGCCGGCGCTGTTCGTGGCCGGGGTGGTGCTGCTGATCGTGGTCCTGATTCCGGGGGTGGGGCGCGAGGTCAACGGCGCGCAGCGCTGGCTGTCGCTCGGCCCGGTCAACCTGCAGCCGTCCGAGCTGATGAAGATCTTCGCCGCGCTCTACGCCGCCGACTACACCGTGCGCAAGCTCGACGTGATGGGCAGCTTCATCCGCGGCTTCCTGCCGATGATGGTGGTGATCCTGTTCGTCGGCTTCCTGCTGCTGAGCGAACCCGACTTCGGCGCCTTTGTCGTCATTACCGTGGTTGCCTTCGGTGTGCTCTTTCTTGGCGGGGTCAATGTCAAGGTGTTCGTGCTGCTGGCGGTGGCGGCGGTGATCGGCTTCATGATCCTGATCTGGACCTCGCCCTACCGGCGCGACCGCATCTTCGGCTTCATGGATCCGTGGCAGGACGCGTTCGGCAAGGGCTACCAGCTGTCCCATTCGCTGATCGCCTTCGGCCGCGGCGAATGGTTCGGCGTCGGCCTCGGCGGCAGCGTGGAGAAGCTGTTCTACCTGCCCGAGGCGCATACCGACTTCCTCCTCGCAGTGATCGCCGAGGAGCTCGGCTTCGTCGGGGTGATGGTGGTGGTGGCGCTGTTCGCCGTGCTCGTCCATCGCGCCTTCATCGTCGGGCGCGAGGCGATCCGGCTCGAGCACTATTTTTCCGGACTGGTCGCGCAGGGCATCGGCCTGTGGATCGGCGTCCAGTCCTTCATCAACATGGGGGTCAACATGGGCTTGTTGCCCACCAAAGGCCTCACCTTGCCGCTGATGAGCTTCGGCGGCTCGGGCATCGTCGCCAACTGCGTCGGGCTCGGCATCCTGCTGCGGGTCGACTGGGAAAACCGGCAACTCATGCGCGGGGGACGGGGATGA